One stretch of Aquimarina sp. Aq107 DNA includes these proteins:
- a CDS encoding gliding motility lipoprotein GldH codes for MINLRFLTLLFLFIVLSSCDDTRVFDEYKTVSSSWEKDEKVTFDLPVLDSLQTYDLFINLRNTNDYRYSNIFLISEMEFPNGKIVTDTLEYDMAASNGEWLGTGFSDVKESKLWYKENVNFNENGIYKITLQHAMRKNGETFGISSLEGITDIGFRIEFAQNPK; via the coding sequence ATGATAAATCTTAGGTTCTTAACTTTGCTTTTTCTTTTTATAGTGTTGTCTTCTTGTGATGACACCCGTGTTTTTGATGAATATAAAACGGTGTCCAGTTCGTGGGAAAAAGATGAAAAAGTCACATTTGATTTACCGGTCTTAGATTCATTACAAACCTATGATTTGTTTATTAATCTTAGGAATACGAATGACTATAGATATAGTAATATTTTTTTGATTAGTGAAATGGAGTTTCCCAATGGGAAGATAGTTACGGATACTTTAGAATATGATATGGCAGCATCAAATGGAGAATGGCTTGGTACTGGTTTTTCAGATGTAAAAGAAAGTAAGTTGTGGTATAAAGAGAATGTAAATTTCAATGAAAATGGAATTTATAAAATTACACTTCAACACGCAATGAGAAAAAATGGAGAGACGTTTGGTATAAGTTCTCTTGAAGGAATTACAGATATTGGTTTTAGAATAGAATTTGCACAAAATCCTAAATAA
- a CDS encoding regulatory iron-sulfur-containing complex subunit RicT, protein MGCSSCSSGKDGQPKGCKNNGTCGTDGCNKLTVFDWLSNMSLPGGVAPFHCVEVRFKNGRKSFFKNIENLSLSIGDIVATEASPGHDVGIVTLTGELVRIQMKKKKVDIDSEDVRKIYRKASQKDIDIWQKARDREQAIQVRSREIAIRLKLQMKISDIEFQGDGSKCTFYYTAEERVDFRQLIKEFAQEFSTRIEMRQIGFRQEAARLGGIGSCGRELCCSTWLTDFRSVNTSAARYQQLSLNPQKLAGQCGKLKCCLNYELDAYIDALNEFPKTEIKLQTEKGTAVCQKIDIFKGYLWYAYEGEWMNWHKISADHANEIIDANKKKEKVASLEDFASELIEDTKVDFENVVGQDSLTRFDQPKRSRRRNKNRNRNKKKVAAENNKPTPQKSKTNTSENKNSNKKKNNQRNNRKRKPQQRKNNDKS, encoded by the coding sequence ATGGGGTGTAGTAGTTGTTCCTCCGGGAAAGACGGACAACCAAAAGGATGTAAGAATAATGGTACATGTGGTACAGATGGTTGCAATAAGTTAACTGTTTTTGATTGGTTATCTAATATGTCACTGCCAGGTGGTGTAGCACCTTTTCATTGTGTAGAAGTTCGTTTTAAAAACGGAAGAAAAAGTTTTTTCAAGAACATAGAAAATCTTTCTTTGAGTATTGGGGATATTGTAGCTACGGAGGCTTCTCCCGGACATGATGTAGGTATTGTTACACTTACGGGGGAGTTGGTACGTATTCAAATGAAAAAGAAGAAGGTTGATATCGATAGCGAAGATGTTAGGAAGATATATCGAAAAGCATCTCAGAAAGATATCGATATATGGCAAAAGGCTAGAGATCGCGAACAAGCTATACAAGTAAGATCAAGAGAAATTGCAATTCGTCTAAAGTTGCAGATGAAAATTTCGGATATTGAGTTTCAGGGTGATGGTTCTAAATGTACTTTTTATTACACTGCAGAGGAACGTGTAGATTTTAGACAATTAATTAAAGAATTCGCTCAAGAGTTTAGTACCAGAATAGAGATGCGTCAAATAGGTTTTAGACAAGAGGCCGCGCGATTGGGTGGTATAGGTTCTTGTGGACGCGAATTATGTTGTTCTACTTGGCTTACAGATTTTAGATCTGTAAATACGAGTGCTGCTCGTTATCAGCAATTATCTTTAAATCCTCAGAAATTAGCTGGTCAGTGTGGAAAATTAAAGTGTTGTCTTAATTATGAATTAGACGCCTACATTGATGCTTTAAATGAATTCCCTAAAACAGAGATAAAACTACAAACAGAAAAGGGTACTGCAGTATGTCAGAAAATAGATATTTTTAAAGGTTATTTGTGGTATGCCTATGAAGGAGAATGGATGAATTGGCATAAAATCTCTGCTGATCATGCAAATGAGATTATTGATGCAAATAAGAAGAAAGAAAAGGTAGCGAGCCTTGAAGATTTTGCTTCAGAATTAATTGAAGATACTAAAGTAGATTTTGAGAACGTTGTAGGACAAGATAGTTTAACACGTTTTGATCAACCAAAAAGAAGCAGAAGGAGAAATAAAAACAGAAATAGAAATAAAAAGAAGGTCGCAGCAGAAAATAATAAACCGACTCCTCAAAAATCAAAAACAAATACTTCTGAGAACAAAAATTCGAATAAGAAAAAAAATAACCAACGTAATAATAGGAAACGTAAACCACAGCAACGCAAGAATAATGATAAATCTTAG
- a CDS encoding rhodanese-related sulfurtransferase: protein MQLYNKLSAKERAALIDEAGTDRLTLSFYKYAHIGNTEIFRNHLFIHWDELDVLGRIYVATEGINGQLSVPAPNFEAFKKHLDSISFLENVRLNIAREQDIKSFLKLKVKIRKKIVADGLNDETFDVTNKGVHVDADKFNQLIEDPDTVLVDMRNHYESEIGHFKGAITPDVDTFRDSLDIIEEDLKNHKEDKKLVMYCTGGIRCEKASAYYKHKGFKNVFQLEGGIIEYARQVEEKGLENKYLGKNFVFDHRRSERISDDVISNCHQCGKPCDTHVNCENEACHLLFIQCEDCAAKMDSCCSVECQEINSLPYEEQKALRKGKGNSNKIFKKGRSEVLKYKQ from the coding sequence ATGCAACTGTACAACAAATTAAGTGCAAAAGAGAGAGCTGCCCTTATTGATGAGGCAGGTACTGATCGTCTTACACTCTCTTTTTATAAATACGCACATATCGGAAATACTGAGATTTTCAGAAATCACCTTTTTATACATTGGGATGAACTAGATGTTTTAGGAAGAATCTATGTCGCTACAGAAGGAATTAATGGTCAGTTATCCGTTCCTGCTCCAAATTTTGAAGCCTTTAAAAAACACTTAGATAGTATCTCTTTCTTAGAAAATGTTCGATTGAATATTGCAAGAGAGCAGGATATCAAATCTTTCTTAAAATTGAAAGTAAAGATTCGTAAAAAAATTGTGGCAGATGGTTTAAATGATGAAACTTTTGATGTTACTAATAAAGGAGTTCATGTAGATGCAGACAAGTTTAATCAGTTGATTGAAGATCCTGATACAGTCTTAGTTGATATGCGTAATCATTATGAAAGTGAAATAGGACATTTTAAAGGTGCAATAACTCCAGATGTAGATACATTTAGAGATTCTTTAGATATAATTGAAGAAGATTTAAAAAATCATAAAGAAGATAAAAAATTGGTAATGTATTGTACTGGCGGGATTAGATGCGAGAAAGCTAGTGCATATTATAAGCATAAAGGTTTTAAAAACGTATTCCAGTTAGAAGGTGGGATTATAGAATATGCTAGACAGGTAGAAGAGAAAGGGTTAGAGAACAAATATCTTGGTAAAAATTTTGTATTTGATCACCGAAGATCCGAAAGAATCTCTGATGATGTGATTTCTAACTGTCATCAATGCGGAAAACCTTGTGATACCCACGTTAATTGTGAGAATGAAGCTTGCCATCTTTTATTTATTCAATGTGAAGATTGTGCAGCAAAAATGGATAGTTGTTGTTCTGTAGAATGTCAAGAGATTAACAGCTTGCCTTATGAAGAACAAAAAGCATTGAGAAAAGGTAAAGGAAATAGTAATAAAATCTTTAAAAAAGGACGTTCAGAAGTACTGAAATATAAGCAATAA
- the recA gene encoding recombinase RecA, which produces MSTEKEKDAKLKALKLTLDKLDKAYGKGTVMKMGDDAVQEVEVISTGSLGLDLALGVGGYPRGRVIEIFGPESSGKTTLTLHAIAQAQKGGGIAAFIDAEHAFDRFYAEKLGVDIDNLIISQPDHGEQALEIADNLIRSGAIDIIVIDSVAALTPKSEIEGEMGDSKMGLHARLMSQALRKLTSSISKTNCTVIFINQLREKIGVMFGNPETTTGGNALKFYASVRLDIRRSTQIKDSNSAVQGNKTRVKVVKNKVAPPFRTAEFDIMYGMGISKTGEIIDIGVDYEIVKKSGSWFSYQDTKLGQGRDAVKNLLNDNPELMEELEEKIKEAIKIVNE; this is translated from the coding sequence ATGAGTACTGAAAAAGAAAAAGATGCAAAATTAAAAGCGTTAAAACTAACTTTAGACAAGCTAGACAAAGCATACGGGAAAGGTACCGTAATGAAGATGGGGGACGATGCAGTTCAGGAGGTAGAAGTTATATCGACAGGATCACTTGGATTAGATTTAGCTCTAGGAGTTGGAGGTTATCCAAGAGGTAGAGTAATAGAGATATTTGGACCTGAATCTTCTGGTAAAACAACCTTAACATTACACGCAATTGCACAGGCTCAAAAAGGAGGTGGAATTGCTGCTTTTATAGATGCAGAACACGCATTTGATCGTTTTTATGCAGAAAAACTAGGTGTAGACATAGACAATTTAATTATCTCTCAACCAGATCATGGTGAGCAGGCATTAGAAATTGCTGATAATTTAATACGTTCGGGAGCAATTGATATCATAGTTATTGACTCAGTAGCTGCATTAACTCCTAAAAGTGAGATTGAAGGAGAAATGGGAGATTCTAAAATGGGGCTTCATGCAAGATTAATGTCTCAGGCCTTAAGAAAACTAACAAGTTCAATTAGTAAGACTAACTGTACAGTTATCTTTATCAACCAGCTTCGTGAAAAAATCGGAGTAATGTTTGGTAATCCTGAGACTACTACGGGTGGTAATGCTCTTAAATTCTATGCTTCAGTTAGATTAGACATACGTAGGTCTACTCAGATTAAAGATAGTAATAGTGCTGTACAAGGAAATAAAACCCGAGTAAAAGTTGTAAAAAATAAAGTTGCTCCACCATTTAGAACTGCGGAGTTCGATATTATGTATGGTATGGGAATTTCTAAAACTGGTGAAATTATTGACATCGGTGTTGATTATGAAATTGTCAAAAAGAGTGGTTCTTGGTTTAGTTATCAAGACACAAAACTAGGACAAGGTAGAGATGCTGTAAAGAACCTATTAAACGATAATCCGGAACTTATGGAAGAACTGGAGGAAAAAATCAAAGAAGCTATCAAGATTGTAAATGAATAA
- a CDS encoding RNA polymerase sigma factor produces MSLDQLIKKCKKQDAKAQEQLYRLYGSKLFSICLKYSNSYVNAEDTLQDAFITIFDKIEQYRGKGSFEGWIKRITVNTALQKYRKQKVFEIIGEEQIEEVEVEIDEDTISLDYLLEIIQQLPDRYRLVFNLYVLDGYSHKEIAEMLDISTGTSKSNLARARNILKEKIETNQEHRVQSIEG; encoded by the coding sequence GTGAGTTTAGACCAACTCATAAAAAAGTGTAAAAAACAAGATGCCAAGGCACAAGAACAACTGTATAGACTATACGGCAGTAAACTATTTTCTATCTGTCTTAAATATTCTAACAGTTACGTTAATGCCGAAGACACCTTGCAAGACGCTTTTATTACAATTTTTGATAAGATAGAGCAATATCGTGGTAAAGGTTCTTTTGAAGGATGGATAAAGAGAATTACTGTAAATACTGCTTTACAAAAATATCGTAAACAAAAAGTTTTTGAAATTATTGGAGAAGAACAGATAGAAGAGGTAGAAGTAGAAATCGATGAAGATACCATTTCATTAGATTATCTATTAGAAATTATCCAGCAACTACCGGATAGATATAGATTAGTATTCAATCTATATGTGTTAGATGGTTATTCTCATAAGGAGATAGCTGAGATGCTAGATATTTCTACAGGTACTTCTAAATCCAATTTGGCGAGAGCCAGAAATATTTTAAAAGAAAAAATAGAAACCAATCAAGAACATCGCGTTCAATCAATTGAAGGATGA
- a CDS encoding 1-acyl-sn-glycerol-3-phosphate acyltransferase, whose product MVVLRNILILLWRIWFYIMMGVPIIILFPILLILTSREQWYAQFFVVARFWAKIVLYGSGFIPRVKQETEIDPQRSYMFVANHTSMADIMLMLYCVKNPFVFVGKKELAKIPIFGFFYKRTCILVDRSSQKSRKEVFDRAQARLHDGTSICIFPEGGVPDDESVLLDVFKDGAFRLAIDHQIPILPLTFLDNKKRFSYTFFSGSPGKMRAYVHKEIVTNGLTQENKRELNITTRNVILDKLKSNTL is encoded by the coding sequence ATGGTTGTCCTTAGGAATATATTAATTCTTCTTTGGCGTATTTGGTTTTATATAATGATGGGAGTTCCTATCATTATCCTGTTTCCTATTCTTTTAATACTAACTTCTAGAGAACAATGGTACGCTCAGTTTTTTGTTGTGGCTAGATTTTGGGCTAAAATAGTTTTGTATGGAAGTGGGTTTATACCTAGAGTAAAACAAGAAACAGAAATAGATCCGCAAAGAAGTTACATGTTTGTAGCGAATCACACTTCTATGGCAGATATAATGTTAATGTTATATTGTGTAAAGAATCCTTTTGTTTTTGTAGGAAAAAAAGAATTAGCAAAAATTCCAATATTCGGTTTTTTCTATAAGAGGACTTGCATTCTTGTAGATAGAAGTAGTCAAAAAAGTAGAAAAGAAGTTTTTGATCGTGCTCAAGCTAGATTGCACGATGGAACAAGTATTTGTATTTTCCCAGAAGGTGGTGTGCCTGATGATGAATCCGTCTTATTAGATGTATTTAAGGATGGCGCTTTTAGATTGGCAATTGATCATCAAATTCCTATTCTTCCTTTGACTTTTTTAGATAATAAAAAAAGATTTTCATACACTTTCTTTAGCGGAAGTCCAGGTAAGATGAGGGCTTATGTTCATAAGGAAATTGTAACGAATGGATTAACTCAGGAAAATAAAAGAGAGCTAAATATAACAACACGAAATGTTATTTTGGATAAATTGAAGTCTAATACATTATAA
- the trpS gene encoding tryptophan--tRNA ligase yields the protein MARILTGVQSTGTPHLGNLLGAIIPAIHMANQPENDSFLFIADMHSLTQIKDAKMLRENTYSTAATWLAFGLDIGKTVFYRQSDIPQVTELSWYLSCFFPYQRLTLAHSFKDKADRLEDVNAGLFTYPMLMAADILLYDADIVPVGKDQEQHIEMTRNVAERIHNQVGELFVLPKAQFQKETMYVPGTDGAKMSKSKGNTINLFLPDKKLRKDVMSIKTDSTPLEEPKDPDTCNVFAIYQLIANKEQLSEMRANYLGGNYGYGHAKQALYELLIDKFSEERKRYTYYMENLEEVDKALAIGAEKASEVANKVLSRVREKVGY from the coding sequence ATGGCAAGAATTCTAACCGGAGTCCAGAGTACAGGAACACCTCATTTAGGAAACTTATTAGGAGCGATCATTCCTGCAATTCATATGGCTAATCAGCCAGAGAATGATTCTTTCTTATTTATTGCAGACATGCATTCTCTTACTCAGATTAAAGATGCTAAAATGCTACGAGAGAACACCTACTCTACTGCTGCTACCTGGCTGGCATTTGGTTTAGATATAGGAAAAACTGTATTTTATCGTCAGAGTGATATACCACAAGTAACAGAATTATCTTGGTACTTAAGTTGTTTCTTTCCATACCAAAGATTAACCTTAGCTCATTCCTTTAAAGACAAAGCAGATCGATTAGAAGATGTTAACGCAGGTCTATTTACTTATCCTATGTTAATGGCAGCAGATATATTATTGTATGATGCAGATATTGTACCTGTTGGAAAAGATCAGGAACAACATATAGAAATGACTCGAAATGTAGCGGAACGCATACATAATCAGGTTGGAGAACTTTTTGTATTACCAAAGGCACAATTCCAAAAAGAAACTATGTACGTGCCAGGAACAGATGGTGCAAAAATGAGTAAATCAAAAGGTAATACAATCAATTTGTTTTTACCAGATAAAAAATTACGAAAAGATGTCATGTCTATCAAAACCGATAGCACACCTTTAGAAGAACCTAAAGACCCAGATACTTGTAATGTATTTGCAATATATCAACTAATAGCCAATAAAGAACAGCTATCAGAAATGCGTGCAAATTACTTAGGCGGTAATTATGGATATGGTCACGCTAAACAAGCTTTATACGAACTTTTAATTGACAAATTCTCTGAAGAACGTAAACGCTACACATACTATATGGAAAATCTAGAAGAAGTTGATAAAGCTTTAGCTATCGGTGCTGAAAAAGCTTCTGAAGTTGCCAATAAGGTACTTTCTAGAGTGAGAGAAAAAGTAGGATATTAA
- a CDS encoding BlaI/MecI/CopY family transcriptional regulator produces the protein MKQLTKAEEDIMKILWNLNEGSVLSILDELPEPKPAYNTVSTIVRILEDKGFVNYRKEGRIHIYIPLVKKTEYSNQSINKLIDGYFQGSFKSMVSFFMKKNDISIAEMEEAMREINKEEE, from the coding sequence ATGAAACAATTAACAAAAGCTGAAGAAGATATTATGAAAATTCTATGGAATTTAAATGAAGGGAGTGTTCTATCCATACTAGATGAATTACCAGAACCTAAACCAGCCTACAATACTGTTTCTACAATCGTAAGAATACTAGAAGATAAAGGTTTTGTTAACTATCGTAAAGAAGGACGAATTCATATCTACATTCCACTAGTTAAAAAAACAGAATATAGTAATCAAAGTATTAACAAGTTAATCGATGGCTATTTTCAAGGTTCTTTTAAAAGTATGGTATCTTTTTTCATGAAAAAAAATGATATCAGTATCGCAGAAATGGAAGAAGCTATGAGAGAAATTAACAAAGAAGAAGAATAA
- a CDS encoding M56 family metallopeptidase yields the protein MIHYILQIIAFQLLFLVTYDLFLKKETFFNWNRAYLIITPILSFLLPLIQLDFIRQFIPTAYSIQLPEVLITDSPMQIHLLPEIVIGSENQLPNYFSLIPIIGYLWYIGITISVFLLLFKVYKISRLRRSGKKVHTKNITLVSLPNTDTAFSFFNTIYIGNDLSEVKKSNIIIHEKIHVREYHSLDLIFFEILRIILWFNPLIYIYQNRIATLQEYIADSEAIVETNKKDYYQDLLSQVFQTEKISFINTFFNHSLIKKRLVMLQKSKSKKVYLLKYLLIIPIISSMLIYSSCSEDSRTIENKEVPLTTLTQRAESLLSKINSEGTYSEDSQKLFSILMQDMGNISEDQLKSEKMEVFQNLIQTITKLTPKITQKEEIEGVPFIKADVVPIHPDCTHLTGEDAKKCFSEKISQHIGKEFDTKIGNEIGLNGRLRIYARFKINKNGEIEDIQSRGPHKRLEEETLRVINTLPKMTPGMKDGKPVSVLYSLPIVFEIKE from the coding sequence ATGATACATTATATACTACAAATCATAGCATTCCAACTACTATTTCTAGTAACCTATGATCTATTTCTTAAGAAGGAAACATTTTTTAATTGGAATCGTGCATATCTAATAATTACCCCTATTCTTAGTTTTTTATTGCCTTTAATTCAGTTAGATTTTATAAGACAATTTATACCTACAGCCTATAGTATACAGTTACCAGAAGTACTTATTACCGACTCACCTATGCAAATTCATCTATTACCCGAAATTGTAATTGGATCAGAAAATCAACTACCAAACTATTTTTCATTAATACCAATTATCGGGTATTTATGGTATATAGGAATTACAATTAGCGTATTTCTACTTCTTTTTAAAGTATACAAAATATCCAGACTAAGGCGTTCTGGAAAAAAAGTACATACTAAAAATATTACCCTAGTTTCATTACCCAACACCGATACTGCATTTTCATTTTTCAACACAATATACATAGGTAATGATCTTTCTGAAGTTAAAAAAAGTAATATTATTATACATGAAAAAATACATGTAAGAGAATATCATTCACTAGATTTAATTTTCTTCGAGATTTTACGAATTATACTCTGGTTTAATCCATTAATATATATCTACCAGAATAGAATAGCTACACTCCAAGAATACATCGCTGATTCTGAAGCAATAGTCGAAACCAATAAAAAGGACTATTACCAAGATCTATTATCTCAGGTTTTTCAGACAGAAAAAATTTCATTTATAAATACATTTTTCAATCATTCTTTAATCAAAAAAAGACTTGTTATGTTACAAAAATCAAAATCAAAAAAAGTTTATCTATTAAAGTACTTACTTATTATCCCGATCATCAGTTCAATGCTTATCTATAGTTCTTGTTCGGAAGATTCACGTACAATAGAAAATAAAGAAGTACCATTAACTACGCTTACACAAAGAGCCGAGTCATTATTAAGCAAAATAAATAGCGAAGGAACTTACTCAGAAGATAGCCAAAAACTGTTTTCTATTCTTATGCAAGACATGGGAAACATCTCTGAGGATCAATTAAAATCTGAAAAGATGGAAGTTTTTCAAAACTTAATTCAAACTATTACGAAATTAACACCCAAAATTACTCAAAAAGAAGAAATAGAGGGCGTGCCATTTATAAAAGCAGATGTTGTTCCTATTCATCCTGATTGTACCCACTTAACCGGAGAAGATGCCAAAAAGTGCTTTTCGGAGAAAATATCACAACATATTGGCAAAGAGTTTGACACTAAAATTGGCAATGAAATAGGACTTAACGGACGATTAAGAATATATGCAAGATTTAAAATAAATAAAAACGGAGAAATCGAAGACATTCAGTCTAGAGGTCCACACAAAAGATTAGAAGAAGAAACTCTGCGCGTCATAAATACGTTACCTAAAATGACACCTGGTATGAAAGATGGAAAACCAGTAAGCGTTCTATATTCTTTACCCATAGTTTTTGAGATAAAAGAGTAG
- the pheS gene encoding phenylalanine--tRNA ligase subunit alpha, with protein sequence MIDKIKEYISEVEEFSAKTKEEIETFRIKFSGKKGLVNDFFAEFRNIANDQKKEFGQAINALKVAAEEKVRSLKDELESKEEEKGSYGDLTRPSEPISLGSRHPISLVKNQIIDIFSRIGFNVSEGPEIEDDWHNFTALNLPEYHPARDMQDTFFIQTDPDILLRTHTSSVQVRYMEENKPPIRTISPGRVYRNEAISARSHCFFHQVEGLYIDKDVSFADLKQTLQYFTTEMFGKSKIRLRPSYFPFTEPSAEVDVYWGLETETDYKMTKGTGWLEIMGCGMVDPNVLKNCNIDPEEYSGFAFGMGIDRIALLLYGISDIRMLSENDVRFLEQFKSAL encoded by the coding sequence ATGATCGATAAGATTAAAGAATATATCTCAGAAGTTGAGGAGTTTTCTGCGAAGACCAAAGAAGAAATTGAAACATTTAGAATAAAGTTTTCAGGCAAAAAAGGACTTGTAAATGACTTTTTTGCAGAATTCAGGAATATTGCCAATGATCAGAAGAAAGAATTTGGTCAAGCAATCAATGCACTAAAAGTAGCAGCAGAAGAGAAAGTAAGATCATTAAAAGATGAGTTAGAATCTAAGGAAGAAGAAAAGGGTTCCTATGGAGATCTAACTCGCCCTTCTGAACCTATTTCTTTGGGATCTAGACATCCAATTTCTTTAGTAAAAAATCAAATTATAGATATTTTTTCTCGTATAGGGTTTAATGTCAGTGAAGGTCCAGAAATAGAGGATGATTGGCATAATTTTACAGCACTTAACTTACCAGAATATCATCCAGCGCGTGATATGCAAGATACTTTCTTTATACAAACGGATCCGGATATCTTATTGCGTACGCATACTTCTTCCGTACAGGTAAGATATATGGAAGAGAATAAACCTCCAATAAGAACAATTTCTCCAGGAAGAGTTTATAGAAATGAAGCGATATCTGCTAGATCACATTGCTTTTTTCATCAGGTAGAAGGTTTATATATCGATAAAGATGTTTCTTTTGCAGATCTAAAGCAAACGTTGCAGTATTTTACAACTGAAATGTTTGGTAAATCTAAGATTAGGTTGCGTCCTTCATATTTTCCATTCACAGAACCAAGTGCTGAGGTGGATGTATATTGGGGATTAGAAACCGAAACAGATTATAAAATGACCAAAGGAACAGGTTGGTTAGAGATAATGGGTTGTGGAATGGTTGACCCTAATGTATTAAAGAATTGTAATATTGATCCTGAAGAGTATAGCGGATTTGCTTTTGGTATGGGAATCGATCGAATTGCCTTACTATTATATGGAATCTCTGATATACGTATGTTAAGTGAAAATGATGTACGTTTCTTAGAACAATTTAAGTCCGCATTATAG
- a CDS encoding CvpA family protein encodes MNYIDIILGILLLWGLIKGFSKGLFVSLASLVALVAGIYISVHFSHLIGGYLEKYVNWGDGALKLTAFAITFIGVVILISLAGKLLTKIADFASLGILNKLLGAAFGVLKFAFIASVIIIFVDAANRSLNLIKQETLDSSILYAPVKKIAPTVLPNILRDTTKEEDQEA; translated from the coding sequence ATGAATTATATCGATATCATCTTAGGTATTTTACTATTATGGGGATTAATCAAAGGGTTTAGCAAAGGGTTATTTGTTTCTCTTGCTTCTTTAGTTGCATTAGTAGCAGGGATTTATATCTCTGTACATTTCTCACACTTGATAGGAGGTTATCTAGAAAAATACGTAAACTGGGGTGATGGAGCTCTTAAATTAACTGCGTTTGCTATTACATTTATTGGCGTTGTAATCTTAATATCTTTAGCAGGAAAACTATTGACAAAGATTGCAGATTTTGCCTCATTAGGTATCCTAAACAAACTTTTAGGTGCAGCATTTGGAGTATTAAAATTTGCCTTTATAGCAAGTGTGATAATAATATTTGTAGACGCAGCTAATCGATCACTAAATCTAATTAAACAAGAAACATTAGATTCTTCCATTCTTTATGCTCCTGTAAAAAAAATAGCCCCCACTGTATTACCAAATATCCTTAGAGATACTACTAAAGAAGAAGACCAAGAAGCTTAA